In Sphingobium sp. B2D3C, a genomic segment contains:
- a CDS encoding TonB-dependent receptor — MKRLHAGVAVLALMAVMGAAPVRAQQTTTNSVDTAPDEIIVTAQKSGVQALQEVPLAIQAFSGEDLKERNINNIADLATAIPGISESQRQSVASRSFSIRGAGAGAANGDSAIGYYVDDVPFVVTNFGIAPPIRFLDLDRVEVLRGPQGTLYGQGSAGGVFIFHTRDPDLTEIKFAAEAQASQTRGASGLNYGVAGVVSVPIIKDVLAVRVSGGHSYNPGWADEYYGAFDGTPDRKGVNEVRDDDIRVVALFRPVDNLNIRAQYWHFRPRQQFLGGLASTQPPYYANTAAQPSFGNGDFKLYSLSAGLDFDTFSISSATTYLKGNFGIYVPIAPAGAFSSQFFPDMFSQEVRINSTTDGPFHWLLGGAYQDGSGPQENYLRIPVAGIDTNADNNTITKNWAVYGELGYDLFDGKLRPRVGLRYYHDKRTFEDANTTNTNKKNVTTWRVNLSYVPNDDLTVFATAATGFRPGIVQSQIQADLLADVGIPAGTQTRPESSTNYEAGIKWRSPDRTLNVGLNFYVNKLEDMLTPTPTLDANVSGFSNFGDGTSKGVDIEMRWRTPVDGLTLSAVANINQGKYDTVDPAVQARLPYLRPGTRLVNTLEENARVDATYETSLGGDLNGLFNVAWTYNGNRLQTNGEYVKAYSVYSANIGLRYKAYDLTLFGENLGDYDGAVLTLNTSSIRVTPRTIGLRLRVNYQ; from the coding sequence ATGAAGCGGCTTCACGCCGGTGTTGCGGTTTTGGCACTGATGGCTGTCATGGGTGCAGCGCCAGTTCGCGCACAGCAGACCACCACAAACAGTGTTGATACCGCGCCTGACGAAATCATCGTCACCGCTCAGAAGTCCGGTGTACAGGCGCTGCAGGAAGTGCCGCTCGCCATCCAGGCGTTCAGCGGCGAAGACCTCAAGGAACGCAACATCAACAATATCGCGGACCTCGCCACGGCGATTCCGGGTATTTCCGAGAGCCAGCGCCAGTCGGTCGCCTCGCGCTCGTTCAGCATCCGCGGCGCCGGCGCCGGCGCTGCCAATGGCGACTCGGCTATCGGCTATTATGTCGACGACGTGCCGTTCGTTGTCACCAACTTCGGCATTGCGCCGCCGATCCGCTTCCTCGACCTCGACCGCGTCGAGGTTCTGCGCGGTCCGCAGGGCACGCTCTATGGCCAGGGTTCGGCCGGCGGTGTGTTCATCTTCCACACCCGCGATCCTGACCTGACCGAGATCAAGTTCGCTGCCGAGGCGCAGGCCTCGCAGACGCGCGGGGCCAGCGGCCTGAACTATGGCGTCGCGGGCGTCGTCTCCGTGCCGATCATCAAGGACGTGCTTGCTGTCCGCGTCAGCGGTGGCCACTCCTATAATCCGGGCTGGGCGGACGAATATTATGGTGCGTTCGACGGCACGCCGGATCGCAAGGGCGTGAACGAGGTGCGCGACGACGACATTCGCGTGGTCGCGCTGTTCCGTCCGGTCGACAACCTCAATATCCGCGCGCAGTACTGGCATTTCCGTCCGCGCCAGCAGTTTCTGGGCGGTCTCGCCTCGACCCAGCCGCCTTATTACGCGAACACGGCGGCGCAGCCGAGCTTCGGCAATGGCGACTTCAAGCTTTACAGCCTGTCGGCCGGCCTGGACTTCGATACCTTCTCGATCTCCAGCGCCACCACTTATCTCAAGGGCAATTTCGGCATTTACGTGCCGATCGCGCCGGCGGGTGCCTTCTCGAGCCAGTTCTTCCCGGACATGTTCAGCCAGGAAGTGCGGATCAACTCCACGACCGACGGCCCGTTCCACTGGCTGCTCGGCGGCGCCTATCAGGACGGCAGCGGCCCGCAGGAAAACTATCTGCGCATTCCCGTTGCGGGCATCGACACCAATGCCGACAACAACACCATCACCAAGAACTGGGCGGTGTATGGCGAACTGGGTTACGACCTGTTCGACGGCAAGCTGCGTCCCCGGGTTGGCCTGCGCTATTATCATGACAAGCGCACGTTCGAAGACGCCAACACGACGAACACGAACAAGAAGAACGTGACGACCTGGCGCGTCAATCTCTCCTATGTGCCCAATGATGATCTGACGGTGTTCGCCACGGCGGCGACCGGCTTCCGTCCGGGCATCGTGCAGTCGCAGATCCAGGCGGACCTGCTTGCGGACGTCGGCATCCCTGCCGGCACCCAGACCCGTCCCGAAAGCTCGACCAACTATGAGGCCGGCATCAAGTGGCGCTCGCCCGATCGCACGCTCAACGTCGGGTTGAACTTCTACGTCAACAAGCTCGAGGACATGCTGACGCCGACGCCGACGCTGGACGCGAACGTCTCTGGTTTCTCGAACTTCGGTGACGGCACCAGCAAGGGCGTCGATATCGAGATGCGCTGGCGGACGCCTGTGGACGGGCTGACGCTGAGCGCAGTCGCGAACATCAACCAGGGCAAGTATGACACGGTCGATCCCGCCGTGCAGGCGCGCCTGCCGTACCTGCGTCCCGGCACGCGGCTGGTCAACACGCTCGAGGAAAATGCCCGCGTGGATGCGACCTATGAGACATCGCTTGGCGGTGACCTTAACGGTCTGTTCAACGTCGCATGGACCTACAACGGCAACCGCCTGCAGACCAATGGCGAGTATGTGAAGGCCTATAGCGTATACAGCGCCAATATCGGCCTGCGGTACAAGGCCTATGATCTAACGCTGTTCGGCGAGAATCTCGGCGATTATGATGGTGCTGTGCTCACGCTCAACACCTCCAGCATCCGGGTGACGCCGCGCACGATCGGCCTGCGTCTGCGCGTCAACTATCAGTGA
- a CDS encoding M23 family metallopeptidase, with the protein MSADKTNSGGVIARLLSLAPEREIFLRTGGRVRFIRISTRFQIVAASALAVLALLWAVGTFAILWNQASLLLERGHVARDRAEVLSQQAKVKAYRESVNDIAQDIEQRQKALDELLRSSLGTGIEEGGAGAPADGPEVSKPLSAASPEASRLEALRRHQEVLETRLAGAVEHRLAAVEKAIRSFGLDPARMAVRERGQGGPFIPVASIVADQPELRDIALLLTRLNTMEAALAAIPSGKPTAAPMTTSSYGYRRDPFNGSLAFHGGIDFRGRMGQPILAAAPGTVTFVGTKHGYGNVVEVDHGKGLSTLYAHLSGFNAKPGQKVARGTQIARMGSTGRSTGTHLHFEVHVHGAAVNPRPFLEARRDVLEVQQTAKRRVADSGNRG; encoded by the coding sequence TTGTCCGCTGACAAAACCAATTCCGGGGGTGTGATCGCACGTCTGCTGTCTCTCGCGCCCGAGCGGGAGATTTTTCTCCGCACTGGCGGACGCGTGCGCTTCATCCGTATCTCCACGCGCTTCCAGATCGTCGCTGCCAGCGCGCTGGCAGTGCTGGCTTTGCTCTGGGCCGTCGGCACATTCGCGATCCTGTGGAATCAGGCCAGCCTGCTCCTTGAGCGCGGCCATGTCGCGCGGGATCGGGCCGAGGTTCTCTCCCAGCAGGCCAAGGTGAAGGCCTATCGCGAGTCGGTGAACGATATCGCTCAGGATATCGAGCAGCGGCAGAAGGCCCTCGATGAACTGCTGCGCTCCAGCCTCGGCACGGGGATCGAAGAGGGCGGCGCAGGTGCGCCCGCTGACGGTCCGGAGGTCAGCAAGCCGCTGAGCGCGGCCTCGCCCGAAGCCTCGCGATTGGAGGCGCTGCGGCGTCATCAGGAAGTGCTCGAGACGCGCCTGGCTGGCGCGGTCGAACATCGCCTTGCGGCGGTCGAAAAGGCGATCCGCAGTTTCGGCCTCGATCCGGCCCGCATGGCGGTGCGCGAGCGGGGGCAGGGCGGTCCCTTCATTCCCGTCGCCTCGATTGTCGCCGACCAGCCGGAGCTGCGGGATATCGCCCTGCTGCTGACCCGTCTCAACACCATGGAAGCTGCGCTGGCGGCGATCCCTTCCGGCAAGCCGACGGCCGCGCCGATGACCACCAGTTCTTATGGCTATCGGCGTGACCCCTTCAACGGCAGCCTCGCGTTCCATGGCGGCATCGATTTCCGGGGACGCATGGGTCAGCCCATCCTCGCCGCCGCGCCCGGCACGGTGACCTTCGTCGGCACCAAGCATGGCTATGGCAATGTCGTGGAAGTCGACCATGGCAAGGGCCTCTCGACGCTCTATGCGCACCTCTCCGGCTTCAATGCCAAGCCGGGCCAGAAGGTGGCACGCGGCACCCAGATCGCGCGCATGGGATCCACGGGCCGTTCGACCGGCACGCATTTGCATTTCGAAGTCCATGTCCATGGCGCGGCCGTCAATCCGCGTCCCTTTCTGGAGGCACGCAGGGATGTTCTCGAAGTCCAGCAAACGGCCAAGCGGCGCGTCGCCGACAGTGGCAACCGGGGCTAA
- a CDS encoding TonB-dependent receptor produces the protein MTKKGKGIVCRTSLFAMGIALAGAAGAQAPQASTSGQAESASTARDVETIMVTAQFREQNLQDTPLAITAVSGAMLEARSQTSIADVANQAPSVTLKPQGASYGSSLVGNIRGVGQQDFSAALEPGVGLYVDDVYYATLTGSILDLLDLDRVEILRGPQGTLAGKNSIGGAVKLYSKRPTGSNTGYVAATYGSRNRIDLRGSADFKLTDTISARIAGVSKKQDGYIKRLDFGCLFPAGGSTTVVNNAGATVPINPAGGIPRMTASDNCELGREGGVGYTAARGQLRFQPSSDLDINIAVDYTNEDRVNAGNVLLDRSIAGVRRSPNFTDRLPGNPRGATDINPFGGVIPYDARFVCGNYCNYATYIGAPDSSTGPQGAFANTGGVRAGTYYDGRLTYEGWGISGQIEYDLSDDLQLVSITAYRAYHSKWDADDDLSPLAHQNNTSKLRYWQFTQELRLNGSFFEDALQYTVGGFYMKQFSSILAGSDIRYTTDPAFFNNDPTDANTKAAFLHLAWKPVDRLTLSAGLRYTDEYKRYEFGRRLPDGSPLPAGSAVGALDGRVGIYDGPISTNFDYRLNAQYEITPDISIYGQVATGIKGGGINPRPFNFAQVLPFGPEKQTTYELGFKSDLFDRRVRLNAAFFFSKYSDIQLSLSNCIAIVGATLGSPCNLITNSGDADVKGFEVEASVRPVEGMMIDGAVSFVDFDYTSFRTFGTATVGGPGNPAGPQFGDYPLYTPRWKWSIGAQYEIDLGDAGSLTPRIDTSFQDEIYFGVNLPTSLIDSYVVSNARLTWSNADGDLDVSAEVTNLFDKYYLLTGFDRSSGAAGFSIAQPGRPREWAVTVKKRF, from the coding sequence ATGACCAAGAAAGGAAAGGGCATCGTCTGCCGGACCAGTCTGTTCGCGATGGGGATCGCCTTGGCGGGCGCCGCTGGCGCGCAGGCCCCGCAGGCTTCGACCAGCGGTCAGGCCGAGAGCGCGTCGACGGCCAGAGACGTCGAGACGATCATGGTGACCGCGCAGTTTCGTGAGCAGAACCTGCAGGACACCCCGCTGGCCATCACCGCTGTGTCCGGGGCGATGCTCGAAGCGCGCAGCCAGACCAGCATTGCCGATGTCGCCAATCAGGCGCCCTCGGTCACCCTCAAGCCGCAGGGCGCATCCTATGGCTCCTCGCTCGTCGGGAACATCCGTGGCGTCGGCCAGCAAGACTTCAGCGCCGCGCTGGAACCCGGCGTGGGCCTGTATGTCGACGACGTCTATTATGCGACGCTGACTGGTTCCATCCTCGACCTGCTCGATCTTGACCGGGTCGAGATCCTGCGCGGCCCGCAGGGCACGCTGGCCGGCAAGAACTCGATCGGCGGCGCGGTAAAGCTCTACTCGAAGCGGCCGACGGGATCGAACACGGGCTATGTGGCCGCGACCTATGGTAGCCGCAACCGGATCGACCTGCGTGGATCGGCCGACTTCAAGCTGACCGACACCATCAGCGCGCGGATCGCCGGCGTCTCCAAGAAGCAGGACGGCTATATCAAGCGGCTGGATTTTGGCTGCCTGTTCCCCGCTGGCGGCTCGACGACGGTCGTCAACAATGCTGGCGCGACGGTTCCGATCAATCCCGCTGGCGGGATCCCGCGCATGACGGCGTCCGACAACTGCGAACTCGGCCGCGAGGGTGGTGTGGGATACACGGCGGCGCGCGGCCAGCTGCGCTTCCAGCCGAGCAGCGACCTCGATATCAATATCGCCGTCGATTACACCAATGAGGACCGCGTCAATGCCGGCAACGTCCTGCTGGACCGGAGCATCGCCGGGGTTCGGCGCAGCCCGAATTTCACGGATCGCCTGCCCGGCAATCCGCGGGGCGCGACGGATATCAACCCCTTTGGCGGAGTCATTCCTTATGACGCCCGCTTCGTCTGCGGCAACTATTGCAATTACGCCACCTATATCGGCGCGCCGGACAGTTCGACGGGCCCTCAGGGCGCCTTCGCGAACACCGGGGGCGTGAGGGCCGGAACTTATTACGATGGCCGGCTCACCTACGAGGGTTGGGGCATCTCCGGGCAGATCGAATATGATCTGTCGGACGATCTGCAACTGGTCTCGATCACGGCCTACCGGGCCTATCATTCCAAATGGGATGCCGACGACGACCTCTCGCCGCTCGCGCACCAGAACAATACCAGCAAGCTGCGCTACTGGCAGTTCACCCAGGAGCTGCGCCTCAACGGATCGTTCTTCGAAGATGCCCTTCAATATACGGTCGGCGGCTTCTACATGAAGCAGTTCTCGAGCATTCTCGCCGGGTCCGACATTCGCTACACGACCGATCCGGCCTTCTTCAATAACGATCCCACTGATGCCAATACCAAGGCGGCGTTTCTCCACCTTGCATGGAAGCCAGTCGATCGGCTGACCTTGTCGGCGGGCCTGCGCTATACCGATGAGTATAAGCGCTATGAGTTCGGCCGCCGTTTGCCGGATGGCAGCCCCCTGCCCGCTGGCTCGGCGGTCGGTGCGCTGGATGGCCGCGTGGGCATCTATGATGGCCCGATCAGCACCAACTTCGATTACCGCCTGAATGCGCAATATGAGATCACGCCCGACATTTCGATTTATGGTCAGGTGGCGACAGGCATCAAGGGCGGCGGCATCAATCCCCGCCCCTTCAACTTCGCGCAGGTGCTGCCCTTCGGTCCGGAGAAGCAGACGACCTACGAACTGGGCTTCAAGAGCGACCTGTTCGACCGGCGGGTGCGGCTCAACGCGGCCTTCTTCTTCTCCAAATATTCCGACATCCAGCTCAGCCTGTCGAACTGCATCGCCATCGTGGGCGCCACACTGGGCTCGCCCTGCAATCTCATCACCAACTCGGGCGATGCCGACGTGAAGGGCTTCGAGGTCGAGGCTTCGGTCCGGCCGGTCGAGGGCATGATGATCGATGGCGCCGTCAGCTTCGTCGATTTCGATTACACCAGTTTCCGCACCTTCGGGACGGCGACGGTCGGTGGCCCCGGCAACCCGGCAGGGCCGCAGTTCGGCGATTATCCGCTCTATACGCCACGCTGGAAGTGGAGCATCGGAGCGCAATATGAGATCGATCTTGGCGACGCGGGGTCACTGACGCCGCGCATCGACACCTCGTTCCAGGACGAGATCTACTTCGGCGTCAATCTGCCGACGAGCCTGATCGACAGCTACGTCGTCTCCAATGCCCGACTGACGTGGAGCAATGCAGATGGAGACCTGGACGTCTCGGCTGAAGTCACGAACCTGTTCGACAAATATTATCTGCTGACCGGCTTCGACCGGTCGAGCGGTGCGGCGGGCTTCTCCATCGCGCAGCCCGGCCGTCCGCGGGAATGGGCCGTGACCGTGAAGAAGAGGTTCTGA
- a CDS encoding bactofilin family protein, which translates to MFSKSSKRPSGASPTVATGAKHTPFSILGSDVRITGNLEASVDLHIDGTIEGDIACAALVQGAESRIAGHVKAKSARIGGLIEGSITAEELVVEATARITGDVSYERITIATGGQIDGRMTHSGQPTELKLIKSDVG; encoded by the coding sequence ATGTTCTCGAAGTCCAGCAAACGGCCAAGCGGCGCGTCGCCGACAGTGGCAACCGGGGCTAAGCACACGCCGTTCTCGATCCTCGGCAGCGATGTCAGGATCACGGGCAATCTGGAAGCCAGCGTGGATCTGCACATCGATGGCACCATCGAGGGCGACATTGCCTGCGCGGCTCTGGTGCAGGGCGCCGAAAGTCGCATCGCCGGCCATGTGAAGGCCAAGAGCGCCCGGATCGGCGGCCTGATCGAGGGATCGATCACGGCAGAGGAGCTGGTGGTGGAGGCGACTGCCCGGATCACCGGTGATGTGAGCTATGAGCGCATCACCATTGCCACCGGCGGCCAGATCGACGGGCGCATGACGCACAGCGGCCAGCCGACCGAACTCAAGCTGATCAAGAGCGATGTCGGGTAA
- a CDS encoding nuclear transport factor 2 family protein: MNSESSLQEMIDERLITKVLSRYWRGVDRCDVDLIMSAFHSDAIDHHAGHDRLAHDFAKAAVERMPQVAPGGTQHHVTNISIEVDGDTAWCEAYYHAIHNADAQLNQMFGRYVHRFERREGEWKIAERWAVLDFTDTGPRTPFGSENNPATLRGRADKTDISYQRFS; the protein is encoded by the coding sequence GTGAATTCTGAATCTAGTCTGCAGGAGATGATCGATGAGCGTCTCATCACCAAGGTGCTCAGCCGCTATTGGCGCGGTGTCGATCGCTGCGACGTCGACCTCATCATGTCGGCCTTCCATTCCGACGCCATCGATCATCATGCCGGGCACGACCGGCTGGCGCATGATTTCGCAAAAGCCGCGGTCGAGCGCATGCCGCAGGTCGCACCGGGCGGCACCCAGCACCATGTGACGAATATCTCGATCGAAGTGGATGGGGACACCGCCTGGTGCGAGGCCTATTACCATGCCATCCACAATGCCGACGCCCAGCTCAACCAGATGTTCGGGCGCTATGTCCACCGCTTCGAGCGCCGCGAGGGAGAATGGAAGATCGCGGAACGCTGGGCCGTTCTCGACTTCACCGACACCGGACCGCGCACGCCGTTCGGTTCCGAAAATAACCCGGCAACGCTGCGTGGGCGGGCCGACAAAACCGACATTTCCTACCAGCGGTTTAGCTGA
- a CDS encoding spinster family MFS transporter, which produces MQAEGLPKPAGKPQFGPGYRAWLLALTMAVGAFGFIDRVIVATLGQAIKDDLGLSDFQLGILSGLSFAILYSTMGLPIARLAERRSRINIISISVALFSAATVACGMAANFWQLFLLRVGVGIGEAGVQAPAVSLLADHFPKERRGAVMTVMKLGNPVGSVIGALTAGWIGSTYGWRAAIICIAAPGLVVALLFRLTLREPPRGLSDPDLAEAKSEPPPLRAVLKMMAARPEFRHMLIGLALVTLGMYGSGAFYAPFFMRVHDLSLSQVGVFYAVQSGIAATLGLAIAGFGVDLISRWGAQWYALLPALGVLIGAPFTLAGYSVAHPMLALVLLISGAVLAFFHNVPTLVAFQNMVGPRMRATAAFVFFFVTTLVGVGLGPALIGFISDLYANALFADGNYAALCGSKTVSTVAAVQSACTAASTSGIRYALMTSVLLPVWSALHFFLAARAIRQSGS; this is translated from the coding sequence ATGCAGGCTGAAGGCCTTCCAAAGCCTGCAGGCAAGCCACAGTTCGGGCCTGGTTATCGCGCGTGGCTACTCGCCCTCACCATGGCGGTCGGCGCGTTCGGCTTCATCGACCGGGTCATCGTTGCCACGCTGGGCCAGGCAATCAAGGATGACCTGGGGCTCTCCGATTTCCAGCTCGGCATCCTGAGCGGCCTCAGCTTCGCCATTCTCTACAGCACAATGGGATTGCCGATCGCGCGACTGGCCGAGCGCCGCAGCCGGATCAATATCATCTCCATATCGGTCGCCCTGTTTTCGGCCGCGACGGTGGCTTGCGGCATGGCTGCAAATTTCTGGCAACTTTTTTTGCTGCGCGTGGGGGTCGGCATCGGCGAGGCTGGCGTGCAGGCGCCCGCGGTTTCGCTCCTTGCGGATCACTTCCCCAAGGAGCGGCGAGGGGCCGTGATGACCGTCATGAAGCTCGGCAACCCGGTCGGTTCCGTGATCGGTGCGCTCACGGCGGGTTGGATAGGATCGACCTATGGCTGGCGCGCGGCGATCATCTGCATCGCAGCGCCCGGGCTCGTCGTGGCGCTTCTCTTCCGACTGACACTGCGCGAGCCGCCGCGCGGCCTGTCCGATCCGGATCTTGCAGAGGCAAAGAGCGAGCCACCTCCGCTGCGGGCGGTGCTCAAGATGATGGCCGCCCGGCCCGAGTTTCGCCACATGCTGATCGGGTTGGCCCTTGTCACGCTCGGCATGTATGGCTCCGGTGCCTTTTATGCGCCCTTCTTCATGCGTGTGCATGATTTGAGCCTGAGCCAGGTTGGCGTGTTCTATGCCGTCCAGAGCGGCATCGCGGCGACGCTGGGCCTCGCCATCGCCGGATTTGGTGTGGACCTGATTTCGAGATGGGGCGCCCAATGGTATGCGCTTCTCCCCGCGCTCGGGGTGCTGATCGGCGCGCCGTTTACCCTGGCAGGCTACAGCGTGGCGCATCCCATGCTGGCGCTGGTCTTGCTCATCAGCGGCGCCGTTCTGGCCTTCTTTCACAATGTGCCGACGCTTGTCGCCTTCCAGAATATGGTGGGGCCGAGAATGCGCGCGACGGCGGCGTTTGTCTTCTTCTTTGTCACCACCTTGGTCGGGGTCGGCTTGGGGCCCGCGCTCATCGGCTTTATCAGCGATCTCTATGCCAACGCGCTCTTTGCGGATGGAAATTATGCTGCCTTGTGCGGCAGCAAAACCGTCTCAACGGTCGCCGCCGTGCAAAGCGCCTGCACCGCTGCCTCCACAAGCGGCATTCGTTATGCGCTTATGACGAGCGTTCTGCTGCCTGTGTGGTCTGCGCTCCATTTCTTCCTCGCGGCTCGGGCGATCCGGCAATCGGGCTCTTGA
- a CDS encoding peptide chain release factor 3 — translation MTIPSRRTFAIISHPDAGKTTLTEKLLLAGGAIHLAGEVKARGANRRARSDWMKIEQQRGISVTSSVMTFERTQADGSVITFNLLDTPGHEDFSEDTYRTLTAVDSAVMVIDAAKGIEPQTRKLFEVCRLRNVPIITFVNKVDREGRDTFSLLDEVADALALDVCPMSWPVGMGGEFEGIYDFATNRLYQPVGPSKEFDGSFTQLTGLDDEKLATVLSAAGLARLREEAELAQAGYAAFDLAAYRHGDLTPVYFGSALKRFGVGELIDALATHAPPPRTQPAEPTPVEPERGDVTGFIFKVQANMDPQHRDRIAFMRLCSGRFRRGMKLTPSGSGKPIAVHSPILFFAQDREIADEAFPGDIIGIPNHGTLRVGDTLSEKADVRFTGLPNFAPEILRRIALKDPTKTKQLRKALDDLSEEGVIQVFYPEIGSQWIIGVVGQLQLDVLISRLEAEYKVGAVLEPAPFDTARWLTGEAKKLEDFASINRTSMAKDRDENPVFLARSAWDVGYQAERNPDISFSATRER, via the coding sequence ATGACGATCCCTTCCCGCCGCACGTTCGCGATCATCTCCCACCCGGACGCGGGCAAGACGACCCTCACCGAAAAGCTGCTGCTCGCCGGCGGCGCCATTCACCTCGCCGGCGAAGTGAAGGCGCGCGGGGCCAATCGTCGCGCGCGCTCGGACTGGATGAAGATCGAGCAGCAGCGCGGCATCTCGGTGACCAGCTCAGTCATGACCTTCGAGCGCACCCAGGCCGATGGCAGCGTGATCACTTTCAACCTGCTCGACACGCCGGGACACGAGGACTTCTCGGAAGACACCTACCGCACCCTGACCGCCGTCGACAGCGCCGTGATGGTCATCGACGCTGCCAAGGGCATCGAGCCGCAGACGCGCAAGCTCTTCGAGGTCTGCCGCCTCCGCAACGTGCCGATCATCACCTTCGTCAACAAGGTGGACCGCGAAGGGCGCGACACCTTCTCCCTGCTGGACGAAGTAGCCGACGCGCTGGCGCTGGATGTCTGCCCGATGAGCTGGCCGGTTGGCATGGGCGGCGAGTTTGAAGGCATCTACGATTTTGCCACCAATCGGCTCTATCAGCCGGTCGGCCCGAGCAAAGAGTTCGACGGCAGCTTCACCCAGCTCACGGGGCTGGATGACGAGAAGCTCGCCACCGTCCTCTCCGCCGCAGGTCTCGCGCGCCTGCGGGAAGAGGCCGAACTGGCGCAGGCCGGCTATGCCGCGTTCGATCTGGCCGCCTATCGCCATGGCGACTTGACGCCGGTTTATTTCGGGTCCGCCCTCAAGCGCTTTGGCGTGGGCGAACTGATCGACGCGCTCGCCACCCACGCCCCGCCACCGCGCACCCAGCCGGCCGAGCCGACGCCGGTCGAGCCGGAGCGCGGCGACGTCACCGGCTTCATCTTCAAGGTGCAGGCCAATATGGACCCGCAGCACCGCGACCGCATCGCCTTCATGCGCCTGTGCTCGGGCAGGTTCCGCCGCGGCATGAAGCTGACGCCCTCGGGCAGCGGCAAGCCGATCGCCGTCCACTCGCCGATCCTGTTCTTCGCGCAGGACCGCGAGATCGCCGACGAGGCTTTCCCGGGTGACATCATCGGCATCCCCAACCACGGAACGCTTCGCGTGGGCGATACGCTGAGCGAGAAGGCCGATGTGCGCTTCACCGGCCTGCCCAATTTCGCGCCGGAAATCCTGCGCCGCATCGCGCTCAAGGATCCGACCAAGACAAAGCAATTGCGAAAGGCGCTGGACGATCTCTCCGAAGAGGGCGTGATCCAGGTTTTCTATCCCGAGATCGGGAGCCAGTGGATCATCGGCGTCGTCGGCCAGCTGCAGCTCGATGTGCTGATCAGCCGGCTGGAGGCGGAATATAAGGTCGGCGCAGTGCTGGAACCGGCGCCGTTCGACACGGCCCGCTGGCTCACCGGCGAGGCCAAGAAGCTGGAGGACTTCGCCAGCATCAATCGGACGAGCATGGCCAAGGACCGCGACGAGAACCCCGTCTTCCTCGCCAGATCGGCCTGGGATGTGGGCTATCAGGCCGAGCGCAACCCGGACATCAGTTTCAGCGCCACACGCGAGCGCTGA
- a CDS encoding nuclear transport factor 2 family protein translates to MANIDSPDLQTRLERLLDMEDIREVLRRYTRGLDRHDDAVIASAFWPDAEINYLDDFSGPTDAFVDWGNQRHEERYVCHQHHITNVNIDLDGDRAHVSSYVIYMLRQKQDLQNIGSGRYIDQFERRNGEWRIALREFLPEMGVTVPTGPRRELASPPGNGRWDRDDISYRRPLMRRDSSGSA, encoded by the coding sequence ATGGCCAATATCGATTCCCCCGATCTTCAGACGCGCCTCGAGCGCTTGCTCGACATGGAAGACATTCGCGAAGTCCTCCGCCGCTATACTCGCGGCCTCGACCGTCATGACGATGCGGTCATCGCCAGTGCTTTCTGGCCGGACGCGGAGATCAACTATCTCGACGATTTTTCGGGGCCGACGGACGCGTTCGTCGACTGGGGCAACCAGCGGCACGAAGAGCGCTATGTCTGCCATCAACATCACATCACCAATGTGAACATCGATCTCGACGGGGATCGGGCGCATGTCAGCAGCTATGTCATCTACATGCTGCGCCAGAAACAGGACCTGCAGAACATCGGCAGCGGCCGATACATAGACCAGTTCGAGCGCCGCAATGGTGAGTGGCGGATTGCCCTGCGGGAATTCCTGCCGGAAATGGGCGTGACCGTTCCGACAGGCCCTCGTCGCGAACTCGCGAGCCCGCCGGGCAATGGGCGGTGGGACAGGGACGATATTTCCTATCGCCGCCCGCTCATGCGGCGGGATTCATCCGGTTCAGCATAA